One genomic region from Microcystis panniformis FACHB-1757 encodes:
- the uvrA gene encoding excinuclease ABC subunit UvrA translates to MAQTDSIRIRGARQHNLKNVDIELPRNQLIVFTGVSGSGKSSLAFDTIFAEGQRRYVESLSAYARQFLGQLDKPDVDAIEGLSPAISIDQKSTSHNPRSSVGTVTEIYDYLRLLFGRAGEPHCPHCDRNIAPQTIDQMCDRVMELADKTRFQILAPVIRGKKGTHKQLISSLASQGFARVRIDGKVVELSEGIELDKKHLHDLEIVIDRLIKKEGLQERLVDSLTTCLKHSDGVAIVEILDENNEDNPEVTKEIVFSEKFACPEHGAVMEELSPRLFSFNSPYGACPNCHGLGSLRKFSADLVIPDPKQPVYSAIAPWSDKDNSYYLSLLYGLGQALGFEIQTPWQKLTKTQQDIILYGSKEPIYFEDDYRYDTGRGYYREFAGVINILDRNYQETTSEVIKQRLEKYIVNQTCEVCHGKRLKPEALSVRLGQYTVTDFTGVPIRDCLQRINDCHLTPRQALIGELALKEIKARLQFLIDVGLDYLTLDRPAMTLSGGESQRIRLATQIGSGLTGVLYVLDEPSIGLHQRDNSKLLETLQRLRDLGNTLIVVEHDEETIRAADYVVDIGPKAGIHGGEIICQGSFKSLLKSKKSITGAYLSGRKVIETPPQRRSGNGNALVLKNCHQNNLRNIDVTIPLGKLVSITGVSGSGKSTLINELLYPALQHHLTRLTPFPKELDKVEGLDAVDKVIVIDQSPIGRTPRSNPATYTGVFDIIREIFTETIEAKARGYKAGQFSFNVKGGRCEACLGQGVNVIEMNFLPDVYVQCDVCKGARYNRETLQVKYKGYSIADVLDMTIEEALKVFENVPRATTRLQTLVDVGLGYCKLGQSAPTLSGGEAQRVKLAAELSRRATGKTLYLIDEPTTGLSFYDVHHLLDVLQRLVDKGNSIIVIEHNLDVIRCSDWIIDLGPEGGDKGGELIAVGTPETVAKCEKSYTGHYLAQALLQYPPKKRDNVREEHRDNKANDQD, encoded by the coding sequence ATGGCTCAAACTGACTCGATCCGTATCCGTGGCGCCCGACAACACAATCTCAAAAATGTTGATATCGAATTACCCCGCAATCAGTTGATTGTTTTTACGGGAGTTTCGGGATCGGGCAAATCTTCCCTCGCTTTCGACACTATTTTTGCCGAGGGACAGCGCCGCTATGTGGAGTCCCTCAGCGCCTACGCGCGCCAATTTTTAGGACAATTAGATAAACCCGATGTGGATGCGATCGAGGGTTTAAGTCCGGCTATTTCCATCGACCAAAAATCCACTTCCCACAATCCCCGCTCTAGTGTGGGAACTGTAACGGAAATTTACGATTACTTGCGTTTATTGTTCGGTCGTGCTGGGGAACCCCATTGTCCCCATTGCGATCGCAATATTGCCCCCCAAACCATCGATCAAATGTGCGATCGAGTGATGGAATTAGCCGATAAAACCCGATTTCAAATCTTAGCCCCAGTAATTCGCGGCAAAAAAGGCACTCATAAGCAATTAATCTCTAGTTTGGCCTCCCAAGGCTTTGCCCGGGTGCGGATTGACGGCAAGGTAGTAGAATTATCCGAGGGCATCGAGTTAGATAAAAAACATCTTCATGATCTTGAAATTGTTATCGATCGCCTGATCAAAAAAGAGGGTTTACAGGAAAGATTAGTGGATTCTTTAACCACTTGTTTAAAGCATTCCGACGGTGTAGCGATTGTGGAAATTCTCGATGAGAATAACGAAGATAATCCCGAAGTTACCAAAGAAATTGTCTTTTCCGAAAAATTTGCCTGTCCCGAACACGGGGCAGTTATGGAAGAATTATCCCCCCGTTTATTCTCTTTTAATTCTCCCTATGGTGCTTGTCCCAACTGTCACGGATTGGGCAGTTTACGGAAATTTTCGGCAGATTTAGTCATTCCAGACCCGAAACAACCGGTATATTCTGCTATTGCCCCCTGGTCAGATAAGGATAACTCCTACTATCTTTCTCTCCTCTACGGTTTAGGGCAAGCTTTAGGTTTTGAAATTCAAACTCCTTGGCAGAAACTCACAAAAACCCAGCAAGATATCATTCTCTATGGGAGTAAAGAACCGATCTATTTTGAAGATGATTACCGTTACGATACTGGCCGCGGTTACTATCGAGAATTTGCGGGAGTTATCAATATCTTAGATAGGAATTATCAAGAAACCACCTCGGAAGTTATCAAACAAAGACTAGAGAAATATATTGTTAACCAAACCTGTGAAGTTTGTCACGGAAAAAGATTAAAACCAGAAGCTTTATCGGTACGTTTAGGACAATATACGGTCACGGATTTTACCGGAGTTCCGATTCGGGATTGTTTGCAGAGAATTAATGATTGTCATTTAACCCCAAGACAAGCATTAATTGGGGAATTAGCTCTCAAAGAAATCAAAGCGAGACTACAATTTTTAATCGATGTGGGATTAGATTATCTTACCCTCGATCGACCAGCGATGACTTTATCCGGGGGGGAATCCCAACGAATTAGATTAGCTACTCAAATCGGTTCGGGATTAACGGGAGTATTATACGTTCTCGATGAACCTAGCATTGGATTACACCAAAGAGATAATAGTAAACTGTTAGAAACCCTGCAAAGATTGCGAGATTTAGGTAATACTTTAATTGTCGTCGAACACGATGAAGAAACGATTCGGGCAGCCGATTATGTGGTCGATATTGGTCCAAAAGCGGGGATTCATGGCGGAGAAATCATCTGTCAAGGCAGTTTTAAAAGTCTTTTAAAGTCGAAAAAATCGATAACAGGGGCCTACCTATCGGGACGCAAAGTTATTGAAACTCCTCCCCAAAGAAGGTCTGGGAATGGTAATGCTTTAGTCTTAAAAAATTGCCATCAAAATAACCTAAGAAATATTGATGTAACGATTCCTTTAGGAAAATTAGTCTCGATTACGGGGGTATCTGGTTCGGGCAAATCCACCTTAATTAATGAGTTATTATATCCAGCTTTACAACATCATTTAACCCGTTTAACTCCCTTCCCCAAAGAGTTAGATAAAGTGGAAGGATTGGACGCGGTTGATAAAGTAATTGTCATCGACCAATCACCGATAGGACGCACTCCTCGGTCAAATCCTGCCACCTATACGGGGGTTTTTGACATTATTCGCGAGATTTTCACCGAAACCATCGAAGCAAAAGCTAGGGGTTACAAAGCGGGGCAGTTTTCTTTTAATGTTAAGGGAGGACGCTGTGAAGCTTGTTTAGGCCAAGGGGTAAACGTGATTGAGATGAATTTTCTCCCCGATGTCTATGTGCAGTGTGATGTGTGTAAAGGGGCGCGTTACAATCGGGAAACCCTACAGGTTAAGTATAAAGGTTATTCGATCGCCGATGTCTTAGATATGACGATCGAGGAAGCATTAAAGGTCTTTGAAAATGTCCCCCGGGCCACCACCAGATTACAAACTCTCGTGGATGTGGGTTTAGGATACTGTAAACTCGGTCAAAGCGCGCCCACTTTATCCGGTGGAGAAGCGCAAAGGGTGAAATTAGCGGCCGAATTATCCCGACGGGCCACGGGAAAAACCCTATATTTGATCGATGAACCGACTACGGGTTTATCTTTTTATGATGTGCATCATCTCTTAGATGTGTTACAAAGATTGGTCGATAAAGGTAATTCGATTATCGTCATCGAACATAATCTCGACGTGATTCGCTGTAGCGATTGGATTATTGATTTGGGACCAGAAGGAGGGGACAAGGGAGGAGAATTAATCGCGGTGGGAACACCGGAAACCGTGGCTAAATGTGAAAAATCCTACACTGGTCATTATCTTGCCCAAGCATTACTTCAATATCCCCCAAAAAAGCGGGATAATGTTAGGGAAGAACACAGAGATAATAAAGCCAATGATCAAGATTAG
- the cysE gene encoding serine O-acetyltransferase, with the protein MESRLVLSTLLADFKIIFERDPAARNWLEVLFCYPGLQALLCHRFAHWLYQLGIPFIPRLISHFARFLTGIEIHPGAQIGQGVFIDHGMGVVIGETAIIGDYALIYQGVTLGGTGKESGKRHPTLGENVVVGAGAKVLGNIYLGNNVRVGAGSVVLRDIPADCTVVGVPGRLIYRAGTRVQPLEHGDLPDSEAVAIRALVDRIEQLEKQVYELRLERSKEPDYRINCPVLAHLEEEASHSCCPAADQDMREFLERAV; encoded by the coding sequence ATGGAATCAAGACTCGTGTTATCCACTCTCCTAGCCGATTTCAAGATCATTTTTGAACGTGACCCCGCTGCCCGCAACTGGTTAGAGGTACTGTTTTGTTATCCTGGATTACAAGCTTTACTGTGCCATCGCTTCGCCCATTGGCTATATCAGCTCGGGATTCCCTTTATTCCCCGTTTAATTTCCCATTTTGCCCGTTTTCTGACTGGTATCGAAATTCACCCCGGTGCCCAAATTGGTCAGGGTGTTTTTATCGACCATGGCATGGGAGTTGTCATCGGAGAAACCGCCATTATCGGTGATTATGCCCTCATCTATCAAGGAGTTACTTTAGGAGGGACGGGGAAAGAAAGCGGTAAACGTCACCCGACTCTGGGGGAAAATGTGGTCGTCGGTGCCGGGGCTAAGGTTTTAGGTAATATTTATCTGGGTAATAACGTTCGCGTCGGCGCTGGTTCTGTGGTGCTGCGCGATATTCCCGCCGATTGTACCGTTGTTGGTGTACCCGGTCGTTTAATCTATCGCGCTGGGACGCGGGTGCAACCCCTCGAACACGGTGATTTACCCGACTCGGAAGCGGTGGCTATTCGCGCTTTGGTTGACCGCATTGAACAACTGGAAAAACAAGTGTACGAATTGCGGCTAGAACGGTCAAAAGAACCAGATTATCGGATTAATTGCCCAGTTTTAGCCCATTTAGAAGAAGAAGCGAGTCATAGCTGTTGTCCCGCGGCCGATCAAGATATGCGCGAGTTTCTCGAAAGAGCGGTTTAA